The stretch of DNA CAGACGGCTCGCTAACGCTTCTTGGTACGCAAGGCAAAGTTAAAAACGGCGCGATCGTTGGCTAAATGACAATAGAAAATTTAACTCGTCTAATAAATGCCGAGGCTCTAAACGCACCGACGATAACTAGCGTAAGCGAGTTTGTTTTCGAGCTAAAGTATGTAAGACGTGGCTTTGCGTATATTTGCTTAAACGCAAACGATAGTGACATAGAAACAGCGATTAAACAAGGTGCATATGCCATAATTAGCGAAGATAATGTGCCAATTATCGACAAAGAGATCGCCTTTTTAAAAGTTAGTAGCTTGCAAACTACCATGATAAAGCTCATGAGATTTGAGGCTACTCACAAAGATCTAAAATTTTGCGCCGTAAATCCTTTTATAAATGACTTTTTAGAAAAATCAAAGCTTGGCTCTAACGCACACGTCATGTCAAAAAATATTACTGAGCTTTTTAATCAAATTTTTCACGCAAAAGTCTTTGATATCTTTTTCGGCAATGATACAAGAACACTTCAGCGAATATCGCCTCTTTTTGAGACCATTTACACAGATACAACTATGCACGAGATAAATCCAAGCTCGATCTTTTTTACAAACACAGTCTTTAAGCAAACATACTATCAAAACTTAAACATACCACGAGTTTTTGCTGGGATGTTTTATGGGCTTTTAAAATTTCTTGATAGTAATAAAATTTCATTTAAACCTTACGAAGGTAGGATTCACGGGCATTTTGACCCGATTTTTATAGATAAAAATTTTATTCCTACTAGTTTTGGAAATAGCTTTAGAGCCATAATTACTGAAAGTGATGAAGATTTATTCATAAGCCAAAGTATATTTTTAAATAAAAAATTTAGCCCTGATGAGATAAAAATTTGTTTGCCAGAAGGCTCTCTGTTAAAAGTACAAAACGCAATCTACTTTCAAAATTTAAGTGAGATAAAAAAGCTTAAAAATTTTATCTATATATTGATTTTATGCCGAAAAGAGGAGCTTTTAGAAGAGCTTCACAAAATATCTGAAGAAAATCTACTCTTTTAAATTTTTATTATTTATAAGATCAATTAGCCTAACATCCTCGCTTCTTACGATTAGACTTTTAGGCAGCTCAAATTTCTTGATAACCTCGCACTCTTTTTCTCTCAT from Campylobacter concisus encodes:
- a CDS encoding ferrochelatase, translated to MTIENLTRLINAEALNAPTITSVSEFVFELKYVRRGFAYICLNANDSDIETAIKQGAYAIISEDNVPIIDKEIAFLKVSSLQTTMIKLMRFEATHKDLKFCAVNPFINDFLEKSKLGSNAHVMSKNITELFNQIFHAKVFDIFFGNDTRTLQRISPLFETIYTDTTMHEINPSSIFFTNTVFKQTYYQNLNIPRVFAGMFYGLLKFLDSNKISFKPYEGRIHGHFDPIFIDKNFIPTSFGNSFRAIITESDEDLFISQSIFLNKKFSPDEIKICLPEGSLLKVQNAIYFQNLSEIKKLKNFIYILILCRKEELLEELHKISEENLLF